The bacterium genomic interval AGACAAAGCCCCTGACATTCTCATGTCAAGGGCTAAGTCAATGGCGGAGAGAGGGGGATTCGAACCCCCGATACGGTTTCCCGTATGCACGCCTTCCAAGCGTGTGCCTTCAACCACTCGGCCACCTCTCCCCACTTGATAAGTGGGCAACATTGCCGCGCTTCAGTTTTCGATTGCTCCTAAAATTGCGCGCGGACTTCTGTTCTCTATTTCTTCTTGCGCGCCCACATCTTTTCGATATAAGGAATTGCCTCAGGTGTCTTGCAGCCGGTTTCGCCGTGATCGACATGGACTCTACCGATTCTCTCCGCCGCCGCTATCGCGAGTTTGCGCAGTTTTTCGCTGCGGGCACCTATGCTGATCAGTGCGTTGTTCATGGCATAACGCGTGTAATTCTTCACGCCATGAATCTCCTTTTCGATGATCTTAAGCCGATCCTCGAAATATGAGTCCGGTAATCCTGAATCGGGATTCAGTGCTAATCCGCCCACTATCGTCCAGCCTGTTTGGCTGATCCACTCATCCTTCGACTTGATCCATGTCTCAGCCTTTGTGTGAGCGAATTTCGTTTTCCCGATTAGATCGCCGATCATCATACAAACACCATAGTTGCCCAAGTCCTTCACCCAGAGATCGATTTCACTTGATGTGAATTGATCCGGGTCTGCGATCATCATCGCCAGATTCCGCGCATCTGCGTTCTTTGATGCCCACAACTTTTGAGCCAATGCGTGATTTGTCTTGATCTTCTTCTTAAGTTCCTTCAAATCCGCGAAGCTCACACCGAAGAGAGGTTCGGTCGCACCATGCCGTTTATAAATCTTGACATTTTGCGCCGTGCCGCGTTTCTTCAGTTCAGCCATGACGCTGTCAAACGTGAATGAATCTGCCGGAGCTGCCTCCGCCTTCTTTGCCGGCTTTGCCGCTGCGCTCGTCTTTGTTGCCGGTGTCGCGGATTTCTTTGCCTTACTCTCGGTCAGCTTCGCAGCTTCCTTCAGCAATGCAGCGAAGCTGCGAGACTGAATCTCCTCAACAGAGGATACCTTGATATGCCGCATTCCCTTGCCTGTGCCTTCCAGCAAATCACTCGCAAGCTCGGCTCCATTCGGAAATCCGAAGTTCACACGGTTGGCCACACCCGCAAGGTATGCGACATTCCCGCCATTGAGTTCATACCAAGGATATCCCCACTTGACACGCACTTCAGCTTTCGGCAGAGTCTTCATAATCAGCGCGTGCAGCGACTCTGCGATTTCCCTTTGAGTCTTGTTCAGGCTTTTCAAGTATCCTGCAATACCCTTGTCGCCATCCTTCAGCTTGACGGTTGTAGTGCTCATCGGTAAGCCTCAGGCCGCGTTAGAATCGCCTTGGAACATCCCGAAAATATTGCCGTCCAAATCCTTTCCGTAGGCAACCCAACCCATGCCCGGAATCGGCATCTTCGGCACAACGATAGTCCCTCCTGCATGCTCGACTTTTTGCATATGGCTGTCGAGATTCTCAACATCCATCGTGCACACCCAATTCTGCAAACCGTTGGACGGCATCAATCCTCCGTCAATCCCCGGTCCCTCACCGGTCATAGCCAACCAGTACTCGTGTCCGCCGAACTGCTGAAACTTCCAGCCGAACAAATCACCGTAGAATTTCTGTGCCTTCTCACAATCCTTGCTCTGCAGTTCGAAATGAATCGGTCGTCCCATGCTTCTCCCCTTTCGAGAATTGTACGAACTATATTTTTCCCGGCAACCCTAAGACTCTTCTCAAACTCCCCAGCTGTCCGGCATGGTAAGCCTCGTGCATCATAAAGAACTGCGCACGCTGCCCGAATGTCTGCGGACGATCAGTGGTGCTTTCAGGATATCGCTCGTCCCAATTCCCAGAAAAGCCTTGAATTGCAGACTTCAATTGCTCATATGTCTCAAGCTCCTCCCGCTTCAGCTCTGCAAGCGACAGGACTTTTGTCTTATCCACTTCATCCCACGATGCATTGTAGAACTTTGCCCACTCGATGTTCAGCGGCATGGGCAGTCCGAACATTTTGAACAGGCTTCTGCGAACAACCACGATGTGACCGAGGACACGATTAACAGGATTGCCGCCGGGTTGCGGTTCCGTAAGCGCCATCGATTCCGTCACACCTTCAAGGTTCGTGACGATACAAAAGTGACTGAACTCAAGTTGAGCAAGTAAATCCGCTGCAGTCATGTTTGTGTTTATGTTTGCCCGTGAATCCGCTGACATTGAATATTCCCTCAATAACCTTCGACAAACCTTGCGGCAGTCACTCCGTACTTACTTGGCCTCTCGCCACCACGGCTCCGTGATCGGACCGTATTCCACGTACATCAGTTGCCCCGGACGGGGTGTTGCCACACGTACATCCGCCGCCGCTGCGGCTTTCAACAGTCGCTCCGCCGGCTCGTCCCACGCATGAAAAGCCAAATTGAAGGTGCCCCAATGAATCGGCAGCATCATCTCGCCGCGCAAGTCCATATGCGCTTGCACCGCTTGTTCCGGCCACATGTGCACACTCGGCCACAGCTCTTCATGATATGCGGCCATCTCAATCATCGTCAATTCGAACGGCCCGAATTTCTCGCCGATCTCCTTGAAACCCTCGAAGTAGCCGCTGTCACCGCTGAAATAAATGGAGCGCGCATTTGTGCGAATCACCCAGGACGCCCACAACGTCTGATTGCGCGTAAACCCGCGTCCCGAAAAATGCCGTGCAGGTGTGCAGACAAATTCAAGCGCTCCCTCTGCAAAGCTCGCCGTTTCCCACCACACGTGCTCGCGGATTCTGGTTGTCGGAACTCCCCATGATTCCAAATGCGCGCCTACTCCCAGCGGTACCACAAATGGCACATCCAGTTCTGCCAGTTTTTCAATCGTCGGCATATCCAGATGATCGAAGTGGTCATGGGAAATCAGCACGACGTCAAGCGTTCGCAGAAGGTCGTCGGGTATATTCACCTCGTGAAATCTCACAGGCCCCATCAGACTTGTCGGCGAACAGCGTTTGCTGAACACCGGATCGGTTAAGATGCGAAAACCGTCCATTTCGATTAGAACCGTCGAATGCCCGATCCACACGATCCGCACGCCATTCGAATCTCGCTCCGCAAACGCATGTGTGTCAAACTCAGCCGTCTGCACCGGAGTCAATGGAGTTCGCTGCTCCCTGCCCAGCAACATTTCCTTGAGCATGGTCAGAAACGATCCCATCTCATCAGACCCGAACGAACTTGGATTCTGCAGCGATTTCCCGTTATAAAGCGGTGACGTATGCAGCCTCTGCAGTCGTTCACCCGCTGGTGTCGCACCGAATTGTCTGAACATACTAGTGCTGAAAAACGCGAGCGCGAACAATGCCGTGGCCGCGGTGAGAAAGAACAAACCTGTTACTTTCAGGATTTTGCGCACGCCGCCTCACAAATTTCCCCGCGGTACTGTCTTTCAATTAAACCGGACGCGGCGGAAGTCATCATCGTTCACGACAACTCCCGCCGCTGTCCCGGCGGAGAGAGAGGGATTCGAACCCCCGGTACCGACAAGCGGTACAACGGCTTTCGAGGCCGCCGCATTCGACCACTCTGCCATCTCTCCACACTTTCAAAATGCCGTTGTGAGCTACCTGACCCGCAATGGCATTGCACTCATTATCTTCCGCCATCTACTCCTTGAGCAGTTTCGACACTTCCTTCGTAAACACTTGGCCGAAAATCTGCATCGTGCGCATCAGTTCGGCCATGTCCGGAAAATCTTTGCCGTCGAGACTTGCCGAATCGAATATCGCATCGCTGACGTCCTTGCCCGTCGCGGCGGAAGTAATCTGTCCGCTCACAATCTGCACGTCGCTTTGCACAGCGCGCATCGAGTGCGGAATCATGTAGCCCTCTATGCCGCGCAAGTCGCCAAACTCCATGCGAACCGGTTTCGTGTCGAGCGTACTCTCCGACTGCACCAGAACGAAATGCTCCTTGTCGTACCAGCTTTTCATCGTTACGGCGGTACCGTCTTCTTCGCGCAGCGGAGTGGTAATCACCCAGCATGCCCGACCGTTAACGGTCTCTTCTCCGGCAATGGTCGAACCTGCTGCAGGCTCTTCCCAATATAAGTATCCGCGTACACGATTGTCAACATCTCCGCGCGGAACTTCGAGCTTCATCCCCAGAATCTGTGCCCAGACCTTTTGACCGTCAAACAGCACGGATAGCGGAAACCCTTCCGTCTTGCCGGTTTGCCTAAGCGTCGCGTCCGTGCGCCAGCGTCTGCCGCGCGTGTAGTACTTGGCCTCAATGTCATAGCTCTCGTGACCCGGCTGGGAAATGGTGCCTGTCACGTCCAGCCGCAAACCTCCCAAAGTTTCAAGCTGGCGCGCGTGATGCGCCTTTGCATCACGCGTGAATTCCTCAATGTCATATGCGTACGTGTGTCCTGCCAGCGCAAGCAGACAAGACAAAACTGCGATTCTCATATACCCTCCACTTTCCCTCACCATCAAACTCAAACCGGCGTACAGCGAAACCCTTCCGGTTCGCTCTCTTCCCACTCCTCAATCGGATCGTCTTTTATCGCTTCAAGCATGACGGGACGTGC includes:
- a CDS encoding MBL fold metallo-hydrolase, encoding MFRQFGATPAGERLQRLHTSPLYNGKSLQNPSSFGSDEMGSFLTMLKEMLLGREQRTPLTPVQTAEFDTHAFAERDSNGVRIVWIGHSTVLIEMDGFRILTDPVFSKRCSPTSLMGPVRFHEVNIPDDLLRTLDVVLISHDHFDHLDMPTIEKLAELDVPFVVPLGVGAHLESWGVPTTRIREHVWWETASFAEGALEFVCTPARHFSGRGFTRNQTLWASWVIRTNARSIYFSGDSGYFEGFKEIGEKFGPFELTMIEMAAYHEELWPSVHMWPEQAVQAHMDLRGEMMLPIHWGTFNLAFHAWDEPAERLLKAAAAADVRVATPRPGQLMYVEYGPITEPWWREAK
- a CDS encoding VOC family protein, with amino-acid sequence MGRPIHFELQSKDCEKAQKFYGDLFGWKFQQFGGHEYWLAMTGEGPGIDGGLMPSNGLQNWVCTMDVENLDSHMQKVEHAGGTIVVPKMPIPGMGWVAYGKDLDGNIFGMFQGDSNAA
- a CDS encoding DNA alkylation repair protein, translating into MSTTTVKLKDGDKGIAGYLKSLNKTQREIAESLHALIMKTLPKAEVRVKWGYPWYELNGGNVAYLAGVANRVNFGFPNGAELASDLLEGTGKGMRHIKVSSVEEIQSRSFAALLKEAAKLTESKAKKSATPATKTSAAAKPAKKAEAAPADSFTFDSVMAELKKRGTAQNVKIYKRHGATEPLFGVSFADLKELKKKIKTNHALAQKLWASKNADARNLAMMIADPDQFTSSEIDLWVKDLGNYGVCMMIGDLIGKTKFAHTKAETWIKSKDEWISQTGWTIVGGLALNPDSGLPDSYFEDRLKIIEKEIHGVKNYTRYAMNNALISIGARSEKLRKLAIAAAERIGRVHVDHGETGCKTPEAIPYIEKMWARKKK
- a CDS encoding DinB family protein — translated: MSADSRANINTNMTAADLLAQLEFSHFCIVTNLEGVTESMALTEPQPGGNPVNRVLGHIVVVRRSLFKMFGLPMPLNIEWAKFYNASWDEVDKTKVLSLAELKREELETYEQLKSAIQGFSGNWDERYPESTTDRPQTFGQRAQFFMMHEAYHAGQLGSLRRVLGLPGKI